The following are from one region of the Methylophilus sp. DW102 genome:
- the atpB gene encoding F0F1 ATP synthase subunit A, whose translation MTTEHAQHAELTPSEYIAHHLSFNAQGVNGNATSEGFWVLHYDTLLTSVVLGLLVMGLIWWVARGATAGVPTKRQAFVELLFGFVDDQVKNIFHGNRHSFIAPAALTVFVWVLVMNAMDFLPVDHVANVASAIGGEHTKWRIVPTSDINTTFALALAVWFLMIFFSIKAKGLGGWIHELFCAPFGSNPLVWPANFLFNLIEYVSKPLSHSLRLFGNMYAGEIIFLLLGMWAATGLTGTVAGAVLGAGWSIFHILIVALQAFIFMMLTVVYLAMAHESH comes from the coding sequence ATGACAACCGAACACGCACAACACGCAGAACTGACTCCTTCTGAATATATCGCGCACCACCTGAGCTTTAATGCACAAGGTGTGAATGGCAATGCCACCTCTGAAGGCTTTTGGGTATTGCACTATGACACCCTGCTGACTTCAGTCGTGCTGGGTTTGCTGGTAATGGGGCTGATCTGGTGGGTGGCACGCGGAGCGACCGCTGGCGTACCGACTAAGCGTCAGGCGTTTGTTGAGTTGTTATTCGGTTTTGTCGATGACCAGGTTAAAAACATTTTCCACGGTAACCGTCATTCCTTTATTGCGCCGGCTGCACTGACCGTGTTTGTTTGGGTGCTGGTCATGAACGCGATGGACTTCCTGCCGGTAGACCACGTAGCAAATGTGGCATCAGCAATTGGTGGCGAGCATACCAAATGGCGTATCGTCCCTACTTCTGACATTAACACCACGTTTGCTTTGGCATTGGCGGTGTGGTTCCTGATGATTTTCTTCTCTATCAAAGCCAAAGGCTTGGGTGGCTGGATTCACGAATTGTTCTGTGCGCCATTTGGTAGCAATCCTTTGGTATGGCCTGCCAACTTCTTGTTTAACCTGATTGAATACGTTTCAAAACCACTTTCTCACTCATTGCGTCTGTTCGGTAACATGTACGCTGGTGAAATCATCTTCTTGCTGTTGGGTATGTGGGCTGCCACTGGCCTGACTGGTACTGTTGCCGGTGCTGTACTGGGTGCTGGATGGTCTATCTTCCACATCCTGATTGTGGCCTTGCAAGCGTTTATTTTCATGATGTTGACTGTGGTCTACCTGGCCATGGCGCATGAATCACACTAG
- a CDS encoding F0F1 ATP synthase subunit B: MNINFTLIAQAIAFAVLIWFTVKFVWPPLLKAIETRQKEIADGLAAAQEGKSALEVAAKKSEATLNEAKQKASEIIGQAEKRAAQIIDEAKANAKAEGDRIIAGAKAEIDQEVNRAKEGLRAQVSTLAVAGAEKILRKEIDAKAHSEMLSKLAAEL; this comes from the coding sequence ATGAATATTAATTTCACACTCATCGCGCAAGCTATCGCATTTGCAGTGTTGATCTGGTTCACAGTGAAATTCGTTTGGCCGCCGCTGTTAAAAGCGATCGAAACACGCCAAAAGGAAATCGCAGATGGTTTGGCTGCTGCCCAAGAGGGCAAGAGTGCCCTGGAAGTGGCTGCCAAAAAATCTGAAGCAACATTGAACGAGGCCAAACAAAAAGCAAGTGAGATCATTGGGCAAGCCGAAAAACGCGCCGCTCAAATCATTGATGAAGCCAAAGCAAACGCCAAGGCTGAAGGTGATCGCATTATTGCCGGTGCCAAAGCTGAAATCGATCAGGAAGTGAACCGTGCCAAAGAGGGTCTGCGTGCACAGGTTTCAACACTGGCTGTGGCTGGTGCAGAAAAAATCCTGCGCAAAGAGATTGATGCCAAAGCACATAGCGAAATGTTGTCTAAACTCGCTGCGGAACTATAA
- a CDS encoding ATP synthase subunit I, which yields MSGLETQAAGMSLYRNMLRWQLMATAAVTIAAFALAGINAALSALMGGISVVIGAWFAARIAAKGQLKTDPTAVLLNLLKAEAVKILIIAIILFVVFKLFHALVPFALIAGLAAAALFSGAALAKSQANV from the coding sequence ATGAGTGGTCTCGAAACCCAAGCGGCTGGCATGTCGCTTTACCGTAACATGCTGCGCTGGCAACTCATGGCGACAGCGGCAGTGACCATAGCAGCATTTGCATTGGCAGGGATCAATGCAGCATTATCAGCCTTGATGGGCGGCATTTCCGTTGTGATCGGTGCCTGGTTTGCTGCAAGAATTGCAGCCAAAGGTCAGCTGAAAACAGATCCCACGGCGGTATTACTCAATTTACTCAAGGCAGAAGCAGTAAAAATATTAATCATCGCGATTATCCTGTTTGTGGTTTTCAAGCTGTTTCATGCATTGGTGCCTTTTGCATTGATTGCAGGCTTGGCAGCCGCTGCGCTTTTTTCTGGCGCTGCGCTCGCAAAATCACAAGCAAATGTGTAG
- a CDS encoding F0F1 ATP synthase subunit delta, whose translation MAELSTIARPYAVAAYKLGKEKNALATWSDMLALAAGVASNDQMKTLIDNPKLNAADVEGAFLKVCGDNLNEHGQNLIKTLVEYGRLSLLPAIAEAFEALKAQDEGTLDAQIIAAAKITATQTKDLVKRLEAKFGKKIEASVSVDPEIIGGIKIIVGDTVIDASVQGQLQNLAYTLTA comes from the coding sequence ATGGCTGAACTCTCAACCATTGCAAGGCCTTATGCTGTCGCTGCCTACAAGTTGGGCAAAGAGAAAAATGCATTGGCAACATGGTCTGATATGTTGGCATTGGCAGCCGGAGTGGCTTCTAATGACCAAATGAAAACCCTGATTGATAACCCCAAACTGAATGCTGCAGATGTTGAAGGCGCATTCCTCAAAGTCTGTGGCGACAATCTTAACGAGCATGGTCAAAATTTGATCAAGACTTTGGTTGAATATGGCCGTTTATCCTTATTGCCTGCCATTGCTGAAGCCTTTGAGGCTTTAAAAGCGCAAGATGAAGGCACCTTGGACGCACAAATCATTGCCGCTGCCAAAATCACGGCAACGCAAACCAAAGATTTGGTCAAGCGTCTGGAAGCCAAGTTCGGCAAGAAAATTGAAGCAAGCGTTTCCGTTGATCCGGAAATCATCGGCGGCATCAAAATTATTGTTGGCGACACCGTTATCGACGCGTCTGTCCAAGGTCAGTTACAAAATTTAGCCTATACGCTCACAGCATAA
- a CDS encoding ParB/RepB/Spo0J family partition protein, whose product MVKPKGLGRGLDALLSGDAETIAQSDMLRTLPVGQLQPGKYQPRSYMNEEALQTLADSIAAQGIMQPILVREIAPEKFEIIAGERRWRASQKAGLTEVPVLVREIADEAALAMALIENIQRENLNPLEEAMGIKRLIDEFEMTHEKAAQAVGRSRVAVSNLLRLLTLTPMVQDMLLDNQIDMGHARALVGIEPAQQILLANKVVQDGLSVREVERMIQSEPASGKKAKPAVHPDVATLQNQLSEQLGAEVSISSKANGAGVLKLSFANLDQLDDWIAKLTDNHLKS is encoded by the coding sequence ATGGTGAAGCCCAAGGGACTCGGTCGCGGACTCGACGCATTGTTATCAGGGGATGCGGAAACAATTGCCCAGTCAGACATGTTGCGCACATTGCCTGTAGGGCAGTTGCAGCCAGGCAAATATCAGCCGCGTTCCTATATGAACGAGGAAGCCCTTCAAACATTGGCTGACTCGATCGCGGCACAAGGCATTATGCAGCCGATTCTGGTACGTGAAATTGCCCCGGAAAAATTTGAGATTATCGCCGGTGAACGTCGCTGGCGTGCTTCGCAAAAGGCGGGCCTGACCGAAGTGCCCGTGCTAGTGCGGGAAATTGCCGACGAAGCGGCGCTGGCGATGGCGCTGATTGAAAACATTCAGCGTGAAAACCTGAATCCACTCGAAGAAGCCATGGGCATTAAGCGCCTGATTGACGAATTTGAGATGACGCACGAAAAAGCGGCACAAGCCGTGGGTCGCTCGAGAGTGGCGGTGTCCAACTTGTTGCGCCTGCTGACACTGACCCCTATGGTTCAGGATATGTTGCTGGATAACCAGATTGACATGGGCCATGCGCGTGCGTTGGTGGGGATAGAGCCGGCCCAGCAAATCTTGTTGGCAAACAAGGTGGTTCAGGATGGCTTATCTGTGCGTGAAGTGGAGCGCATGATTCAATCGGAGCCGGCGAGTGGCAAAAAAGCCAAGCCTGCCGTGCATCCAGATGTGGCGACTCTGCAAAACCAACTCAGTGAGCAGTTGGGGGCTGAGGTCAGTATTAGCAGTAAGGCGAACGGCGCGGGTGTCTTGAAACTGAGTTTTGCAAATCTGGATCAGCTTGATGATTGGATAGCGAAACTGACCGACAATCACCTAAAATCGTAA
- the atpG gene encoding F0F1 ATP synthase subunit gamma, giving the protein MAGSKEIRTKIKSVENTRKITKAMEMVAASKMRKAQDRMRASRPYAEKIRNVAAHLSFAQSEYRHPFLIKRDVVKNVGLIVVSSDKGLCGGLNTNVLRMSVNQMKTWESEGKGISVSAIGNKGYGFMNRVGAQVKSHITGLGDTPHLEKLIGTIKVMLDAYIAGEIDQLYICYTKFINTMKQVPTMQQLLPLTGEQLGSPNGHWDYIYEPEAKPVVDELMMRYIESLIYNAVAENMASEQSARMVAMKSASDNAKSVIGELKLVYNKARQAAITKEISEIVGGAAAVSS; this is encoded by the coding sequence ATGGCAGGAAGTAAAGAGATTAGAACCAAGATCAAGAGTGTAGAAAATACACGCAAGATCACCAAGGCGATGGAGATGGTGGCCGCCTCTAAAATGCGCAAGGCGCAAGATAGAATGCGTGCCTCCCGCCCTTATGCGGAAAAAATCCGCAACGTGGCGGCTCACCTTTCCTTTGCACAATCAGAGTATCGCCATCCGTTTTTGATTAAACGTGACGTGGTGAAAAACGTGGGTCTGATTGTCGTCAGCTCGGACAAAGGATTGTGCGGTGGCTTGAATACCAACGTACTGCGCATGTCGGTGAACCAGATGAAAACCTGGGAAAGCGAAGGCAAAGGCATCAGCGTCAGCGCCATTGGTAACAAAGGCTATGGCTTCATGAACCGGGTGGGCGCACAAGTGAAATCCCATATCACCGGTTTGGGCGATACTCCGCATCTGGAAAAACTCATCGGCACCATCAAGGTGATGCTCGATGCGTACATTGCCGGTGAAATTGATCAGCTTTACATCTGCTATACCAAATTCATCAATACCATGAAGCAAGTGCCAACAATGCAACAATTGTTGCCTTTGACTGGCGAGCAACTGGGCAGTCCTAATGGTCATTGGGATTACATCTATGAGCCAGAAGCAAAACCGGTCGTAGATGAATTGATGATGCGTTACATTGAGTCATTGATTTATAACGCAGTGGCTGAAAACATGGCGTCTGAGCAATCTGCCCGTATGGTAGCGATGAAATCAGCCTCGGATAACGCTAAGAGCGTGATTGGTGAACTGAAACTGGTCTACAACAAGGCGCGTCAGGCTGCCATTACCAAAGAGATTTCTGAAATCGTCGGCGGTGCAGCTGCGGTTTCGTCCTAA
- the atpE gene encoding F0F1 ATP synthase subunit C, with amino-acid sequence MEALALIQAYTGVGIGLIIGLGAAGACIGIGIMCASFLEGAARQPEMIPALQGKVFLLLGLIDASFIIGVGLAMMFAFANPLLSVVAK; translated from the coding sequence ATGGAAGCATTAGCATTGATTCAAGCCTACACAGGCGTTGGTATTGGTTTGATCATTGGTTTGGGTGCCGCTGGCGCTTGTATCGGTATTGGTATCATGTGTGCAAGTTTCCTGGAAGGCGCTGCTCGTCAACCAGAAATGATCCCTGCCCTGCAAGGTAAAGTATTCCTGCTGTTGGGTTTGATCGACGCTTCTTTCATTATCGGTGTTGGTCTGGCAATGATGTTTGCATTCGCAAACCCGTTGTTGAGCGTTGTTGCCAAGTAA
- the atpA gene encoding F0F1 ATP synthase subunit alpha: protein MQLSTSEISELIKSRLENFSTAAEARTQGTVISVTDGIVRIHGLSNVMAGEMIEFPGNTFGLALNLERDSVGAVVLGEYEHITEGDVCKCTGRILEVPVGPELIGRVVNALGQPIDGKGPVNTKLTDKIEKIAPGVIARKSVSQPVQTGLKSIDSMVPVGRGQRELIIGDRQTGKTAVAVDAIINQKGQNMTCIYVAIGQKASTIANVVRKLEEHGAMAYTIVVAATASDSAALQFLAPYAGCTMGEYFRDRGEDALIVYDDLSKQAVAYRQISLLLRRPPGREAYPGDVFYIHSRLLERAARVNEEYVEKFTNGEVKGKTGSLTALPVIETQAGDVSAFVPTNVISITDGQIFLESDLFNAGVRPAINAGISVSRVGGAAQTKVIKKLGGGVRLALAQYRELAAFAQFASDLDEATRKQLDRGRMFTELMKQAQYAPLSVANMGISLFAANKGYFDDVPTNKVLAFENALHGFLSSKYKNIVDTIESSKDLSGDNEKALEAAIQDFKATNAY from the coding sequence ATGCAGTTATCTACATCAGAGATTAGCGAGCTTATTAAGAGCCGTTTGGAAAACTTCTCTACCGCCGCAGAAGCACGTACCCAGGGTACTGTGATTTCTGTGACAGACGGCATTGTGCGCATTCACGGCCTGTCTAACGTCATGGCTGGTGAGATGATCGAGTTTCCAGGCAACACATTCGGTCTGGCATTGAACCTGGAGCGTGACTCCGTGGGTGCCGTGGTGCTGGGTGAGTATGAACACATCACTGAAGGCGACGTCTGTAAATGTACAGGTCGTATTCTGGAAGTGCCAGTGGGCCCCGAGCTGATTGGCCGTGTGGTGAACGCGTTGGGTCAGCCGATTGATGGCAAGGGTCCAGTCAACACCAAGTTGACAGACAAAATTGAAAAAATCGCCCCAGGTGTGATTGCACGTAAATCCGTGTCACAGCCTGTACAAACTGGTTTGAAGTCTATTGACTCCATGGTGCCAGTGGGTCGTGGTCAGCGTGAATTGATCATTGGTGACCGTCAGACAGGTAAAACAGCGGTTGCTGTCGATGCGATCATTAACCAAAAAGGTCAGAACATGACCTGTATCTACGTTGCGATTGGTCAGAAAGCTTCTACCATTGCTAACGTGGTACGCAAACTTGAAGAGCACGGCGCGATGGCCTATACCATCGTGGTGGCGGCAACTGCTTCTGACTCGGCTGCCCTGCAATTCCTTGCACCCTATGCTGGTTGTACCATGGGTGAATACTTCCGTGACCGTGGTGAAGATGCATTGATTGTCTACGATGACTTGTCCAAACAAGCTGTGGCATACCGTCAGATTTCCCTGTTGCTGCGTCGTCCACCAGGCCGTGAAGCTTACCCAGGTGACGTGTTCTACATCCACTCCCGTCTGCTGGAGCGTGCTGCGCGCGTCAATGAAGAATATGTTGAAAAATTCACCAACGGTGAAGTTAAAGGCAAAACAGGTTCATTGACTGCCTTGCCAGTGATTGAAACACAAGCTGGTGATGTGTCTGCATTCGTTCCAACCAACGTGATTTCGATTACCGATGGTCAGATCTTCCTGGAAAGTGACCTGTTTAACGCTGGTGTCCGTCCTGCGATCAACGCCGGTATTTCCGTGTCTCGCGTGGGTGGTGCAGCGCAAACTAAAGTGATCAAAAAACTGGGCGGTGGTGTCCGTCTGGCTTTGGCGCAGTATCGTGAATTGGCTGCGTTTGCGCAGTTTGCTTCCGACTTGGACGAAGCGACCCGCAAACAGCTGGACCGCGGTCGTATGTTTACCGAGTTGATGAAGCAAGCCCAATACGCACCTTTGAGTGTGGCGAATATGGGTATCAGCCTGTTTGCTGCTAACAAAGGTTACTTTGATGATGTGCCAACCAACAAAGTCTTGGCCTTTGAAAACGCATTGCACGGTTTCCTGAGCTCCAAGTACAAAAATATCGTTGATACTATCGAATCCAGCAAGGATTTGAGCGGTGATAACGAAAAAGCACTGGAAGCAGCAATTCAGGACTTCAAAGCGACCAACGCTTATTAA